In Dunckerocampus dactyliophorus isolate RoL2022-P2 chromosome 14, RoL_Ddac_1.1, whole genome shotgun sequence, one DNA window encodes the following:
- the grem2a gene encoding gremlin-2: MLWRLTIPVILAGVLCITVETKKPRPQGSIPSPYKTKGNLSSERHHRLLQQKPEVLSSSREALVVTERRYLRRDWCKTQPLRQTISEGGCRSRTVVNRFCYGQCNSFYIPRHMGSQNRGQGSGSGRKGNNKTQEPFQSCSFCRPHRVTQLTVQLDCPDLQPPFRHRKVQRVKQCRCMSVDVSGHGKL, from the coding sequence ATGCTGTGGAGACTAACCATCCCAGTCATACTGGCTGGCGTGCTCTGCATCACCGTGGAGACCAAAAAGCCCCGCCCCCAGGGCTCCATCCCGTCCCCGTACAAGACTAAAGGGAACCTGTCCTCCGAGCGCCACCACCGGCTACTCCAGCAGAAGCCCGAGGTGCTCTCCTCCAGCCGGGAGGCCTTGGTGGTGACGGAGCGCCGCTACCTCCGCAGAGACTGGTGTAAAACCCAACCCTTACGCCAGACCATCAGCGAGGGGGGATGCcggagccgcacggtggtcaaCCGCTTCTGCTATGGCCAGTGCAACTCCTTCTACATCCCCCGGCACATGGGTTCCCAGAATCGAGGACAAGGCTCCGGGAGCGGAAGGAAAGGCAACAATAAAACCCAGGAGCCGTTTCAGTCGTGCTCCTTCTGCAGGCCGCACCGCGTCACGCAGCTCACGGTGCAGCTGGATTGCCCCGACCTGCAGCCGCCCTTCAGGCACCGCAAAGTGCAGAGAGTCAAACAGTGTCGCTGCATGTCGGTGGACGTGAGCGGACATGGAAAGCTGTGA